Proteins encoded by one window of Oceanibaculum indicum P24:
- a CDS encoding type II toxin-antitoxin system HicA family toxin, with translation MNFRDFLRILETHGFELARQRGSHRTYRGVVNGETKIVVVACTREGDEIKPGTLGSMIRQSGLPKSLFR, from the coding sequence ATGAACTTCCGTGATTTCCTCCGTATTCTCGAAACACACGGTTTCGAGCTGGCTCGCCAGCGCGGGAGTCACCGGACCTATCGCGGTGTGGTGAATGGGGAAACGAAAATCGTCGTGGTCGCCTGCACGCGCGAGGGCGACGAGATCAAGCCGGGTACGCTGGGTTCGATGATCCGCCAGAGCGGATTGCCGAAATCGCTGTTCCGCTGA
- a CDS encoding globin-coupled sensor protein — MSAAAHTDDLAERLRFLNIDDSVKAMLRESRPLIEKHLPGILDQFYAQIARFPSVQRHFTDPAIRAHAQSAQMKHWQIILSGKYDQAYVDSVRRIGRAHNRLGLEPRWYIGGYGYLTSAMQKAVSDTYADGMMRNNSAKRAAMLDALNKAALLDMDYAISIYLEEGAREKEELLARLASEFESGVGSLGQNIGAAVTQLNSGAQSLSGFADDATRQVAVVKDAATTTANAVDSVASAAEELSASIGEIAGQLENSTQASKEAVATVRTTQETVGTLTKASEKIGEIVSMIQEIASQTNLLALNATIEAARAGEAGKGFAVVASEVKALATQTGRATEEIGSQIDQIQSVTRETVNAIAEIATRIDKIDEVIAVIAAAAEQQQAATTEISRNIQESSQSTQRVSAAIEDVSRVSDETSSMAGNLLAATREITQQTSTLDRQVAAFLDKVKAA; from the coding sequence ATGAGCGCTGCCGCCCATACCGACGACCTCGCCGAAAGGCTCCGTTTCCTGAACATTGATGACAGCGTGAAGGCCATGCTGCGCGAATCCCGGCCGCTGATCGAAAAGCATCTGCCCGGCATTCTCGACCAGTTCTATGCCCAGATCGCCCGCTTCCCCTCGGTGCAGCGCCACTTCACCGACCCGGCGATCCGCGCCCATGCGCAATCGGCGCAGATGAAGCACTGGCAGATCATCCTGTCGGGCAAGTATGATCAGGCCTATGTCGATTCGGTGCGCAGGATCGGCCGCGCCCACAACCGGCTGGGGCTGGAGCCGCGCTGGTATATCGGCGGCTATGGCTATCTGACCTCCGCCATGCAGAAGGCGGTCAGCGACACCTATGCCGACGGCATGATGCGCAACAACAGCGCCAAGCGCGCCGCCATGCTGGACGCGCTGAACAAGGCCGCGCTGCTGGACATGGACTATGCCATCTCGATCTATCTGGAGGAGGGTGCGCGCGAGAAGGAAGAGCTGCTGGCCCGGCTCGCCAGCGAGTTCGAATCGGGCGTCGGCTCGCTGGGCCAGAATATCGGTGCCGCCGTGACCCAGCTGAATTCCGGCGCGCAGTCGCTCTCCGGTTTCGCCGATGACGCAACCCGCCAGGTGGCGGTCGTGAAGGACGCCGCGACAACGACCGCGAACGCAGTCGATTCCGTTGCCTCCGCCGCCGAGGAGCTGTCCGCCTCCATCGGCGAGATCGCCGGCCAGCTGGAAAACTCCACCCAGGCCTCGAAGGAGGCTGTGGCCACGGTGCGCACCACCCAGGAAACGGTCGGCACCCTGACTAAGGCATCGGAGAAGATCGGCGAGATCGTCTCGATGATCCAGGAAATCGCCTCGCAGACCAATTTGCTGGCGCTGAACGCCACCATCGAGGCGGCGCGTGCCGGCGAGGCTGGCAAGGGCTTCGCGGTCGTGGCGTCGGAGGTGAAGGCGCTGGCGACCCAGACCGGCCGGGCGACGGAGGAAATCGGCAGCCAGATCGACCAGATCCAGTCCGTCACCCGCGAGACGGTGAACGCCATCGCCGAGATCGCGACCCGCATCGACAAGATCGACGAGGTGATCGCGGTGATCGCCGCCGCCGCCGAGCAGCAGCAGGCGGCTACCACGGAAATCTCCCGCAACATCCAGGAATCCTCGCAGAGCACACAGCGCGTCAGCGCTGCCATCGAGGATGTCAGCCGGGTCTCGGACGAAACCTCCAGCATGGCCGGCAACCTGCTGGCGGCTACCAGGGAGATCACCCAGCAGACCAGCACGCTCGACCGTCAGGTCGCGGCCTTCCTCGACAAGGTGAAGGCGGCGTAG
- a CDS encoding AAA family ATPase, whose protein sequence is MLIVFGGLPGTGKTTISRALAARLRAVYLRIDAVEQALRDSGELSGEVDAAGYLAAMALARSNLEIGHTVIADCVNPVPESREGWVTVARTAGARLLQVEVICSDVAEHRRRVEEREADIAGHLQPNWEAVQARDYRPWSEADVVIDTARLTPEAAVAGLERLALQDGPL, encoded by the coding sequence ATGCTGATCGTGTTCGGCGGACTGCCGGGAACCGGAAAAACCACGATATCTCGCGCCCTGGCCGCGCGGTTGCGGGCGGTCTATCTGCGAATCGACGCGGTGGAGCAGGCGCTGCGCGATTCCGGCGAATTGTCGGGTGAGGTTGACGCTGCCGGCTATCTGGCGGCGATGGCGCTGGCGCGCAGCAATCTGGAGATCGGCCATACCGTCATCGCGGACTGTGTGAACCCGGTTCCCGAAAGCCGGGAAGGCTGGGTCACTGTTGCGCGCACCGCTGGCGCCCGTCTGTTGCAGGTGGAAGTGATCTGTTCCGATGTGGCGGAACATCGCCGGCGTGTGGAGGAACGCGAAGCCGATATCGCGGGTCACCTTCAGCCGAATTGGGAAGCCGTGCAGGCCCGAGACTACCGCCCCTGGTCGGAGGCCGATGTGGTGATCGACACTGCCCGGCTGACCCCCGAGGCGGCAGTCGCCGGGTTGGAGCGGCTGGCCCTACAGGACGGGCCGCTATAG
- a CDS encoding TerB family tellurite resistance protein, which produces MSIWGKIIGGAAGFALGGPLGALLGALAGHAVDKIRAIDTVEPQPQRDEDGTRKIAFTIGVIVLGAKMAKVDGVVSEREIRAFKEVFRVPPDEIKNVARVFNLAKRDARGFEPYARQIAGLFEPGSPVLEELLASLFHIAMSDGRLHDAEIAYLKEVARIFGFDEFAFERIRAQHTGESSGDPYTVLGISPDADDDTVKKAYRDLMRENHPDRLMAQGLPQEFIEIANEKVAAINAAYDRIRKHRGMK; this is translated from the coding sequence ATGAGTATCTGGGGCAAGATCATAGGCGGCGCGGCAGGTTTCGCGCTGGGCGGACCGCTGGGCGCGCTTCTGGGCGCGCTGGCCGGCCATGCCGTGGACAAGATCCGCGCCATCGACACCGTCGAGCCGCAGCCGCAGCGCGACGAGGACGGCACGCGCAAGATCGCCTTCACCATCGGCGTCATCGTGCTGGGCGCCAAGATGGCGAAGGTGGATGGCGTGGTCAGCGAGCGCGAGATCCGCGCCTTCAAGGAGGTGTTCCGCGTCCCGCCTGACGAGATCAAGAATGTCGCCCGGGTGTTCAACCTCGCCAAGCGCGACGCGCGCGGGTTCGAGCCCTATGCGCGGCAGATCGCCGGCTTGTTCGAGCCCGGCTCGCCGGTGCTGGAGGAATTGCTGGCCAGCCTGTTCCATATCGCCATGTCGGATGGCCGGCTGCACGATGCCGAAATCGCCTATCTGAAGGAGGTGGCGCGTATCTTCGGCTTCGACGAATTTGCCTTCGAGCGTATCCGCGCCCAGCATACCGGCGAATCCTCTGGTGATCCCTACACGGTGCTGGGGATATCCCCGGACGCTGATGACGACACGGTGAAGAAGGCCTATCGCGACCTGATGCGCGAGAACCATCCAGACCGGCTGATGGCGCAGGGCCTGCCGCAGGAATTCATCGAGATCGCCAACGAGAAGGTGGCGGCGATCAACGCCGCCTACGACCGCATCCGCAAGCATCGCGGGATGAAATGA
- a CDS encoding type II toxin-antitoxin system HicB family antitoxin, with translation MRLLRCHAEQSSDGWEATCLDLDIAVQGDSFEEVYSALQEAIALYLETVADLPQEDRRRLLNRPAPLPSRLRFLGYAIRNVLSDSLTGRTASADFTLPMAA, from the coding sequence ATGCGGCTTCTCAGGTGCCATGCGGAACAAAGCAGCGATGGGTGGGAGGCAACCTGCCTCGACCTCGACATTGCCGTGCAGGGCGACAGCTTCGAGGAAGTCTATTCCGCGCTGCAGGAAGCCATCGCGCTGTATCTGGAAACCGTCGCCGATCTTCCGCAAGAGGATCGGCGGCGCCTCCTGAACAGGCCAGCCCCGCTGCCGTCGCGCCTGCGCTTTCTCGGCTATGCGATCCGCAATGTCCTGTCTGACAGCCTGACAGGCCGGACGGCATCGGCGGATTTCACCCTGCCGATGGCCGCCTGA
- a CDS encoding hydantoinase B/oxoprolinase family protein, with amino-acid sequence MGVETVGAGEWQFWIDRGGTFTDIVAKKPDGSLVTHKLLSENPESYADAALQGIRELLGRTAEDAIPAEQVEAVKMGTTVATNALLERKGERTALAITRGFRDALRIAYQNRPHLFTRKITLPELLYERVVEIEERMSAQGEVLTKLDLDAARRDLKAVFDSGIRSLAIVLLHGYRYTDHEAALEKVAKEIGFTQISVSHQVSPLMKLVGRGDTTVVDAYLSPILRRYVDRVAGELGDTRLMFMQSNGGLTDAFLFQGKDAILSGPAGGVVGCVKTAQMAGFDKVIGFDMGGTSTDVSHFDGEYERAFETIVAGVRMRAPMMRIHTVAAGGGSILFFDGSRFRVGPESAGANPGPACYRRGGPLTVTDANVMVGKLHPDFFPPVFGPKRDEKLDADVVRRKFTEMAAEIEKSMGVKRTPEEVAEGFLKIAVENMANAIKQISVQRGYDVTRYALNCFGGAGGQHACSVADALGMKTILIHPFAGVLSAYGMGLADLRVLKEKAVEAKLADDLIPTLSGELDTLAEEGLSEMRRQGVAEDHIKVLRKVHVRYDGSDTAQVVEFGSRQEIAARFVEAHKQLYGFHMENKGMVVEAVSVEVIGVTDSAEDPVLEAGSGALPAAKGTLPMYCGAERHETPVYDRLDLSPGCKVDGPAIITDANATTVVEPGWQAEVTTRDHMVLKRVKALPARVAIGTQVDPVMLEVFNNLFMSIAEQMGVTLQNTAYSVNIKERLDFSCAIFDKDGNLIANAPHMPVHLGSMGESVRTVVRENPDIRPGDVYALNAPYNGGTHLPDVTVITPVFDEAGKKILFYVASRGHHADIGGTTPGSMPPDSVTVDQEGVMIDNFQLVDKGAFREQELVELLTGGTYPVRNVTQNVADLQAQIAANEKGVAELRKMVGHFGLDVVMAYMQHVQDNAEEQVRRVIGVLKDGSFAYEMDDGSVIKVTVSIDREKRSAKIDFTGTSAQQKTNFNAPSAVCKAAVLYVFRTLVDDDIPMNEGCLKPLEVIIPKGSMLNPNYPAAVVAGNVETSQCITDALYGALGVMGAAQGTMNNFTFGNETYQYYETICGGSGAGPDFDGCSAVHTHMTNSRLTDPEVLEWRFPVLVEDFRIREGSGGTGLHKGGDGVIRRVRFREAMTAAMLSGHRVIPPYGMAGGGEAKTGRNAVERTDGTVIELEHINQIEMQPGDVYVIETPGGGGYGKVAAE; translated from the coding sequence ATGGGGGTTGAGACGGTGGGCGCAGGCGAGTGGCAGTTCTGGATCGACCGGGGCGGCACCTTTACCGACATCGTGGCGAAGAAGCCGGACGGTTCGCTGGTCACCCACAAGCTGCTGTCTGAAAACCCGGAATCCTATGCCGATGCCGCGCTGCAGGGCATCCGCGAGCTGCTGGGCCGGACAGCCGAGGACGCCATCCCGGCGGAGCAGGTGGAGGCCGTGAAGATGGGCACCACCGTCGCCACCAACGCGCTGCTGGAACGCAAGGGCGAGCGCACGGCGCTGGCCATCACGCGCGGCTTCCGTGACGCGCTGCGCATCGCCTACCAGAACCGCCCGCACCTGTTCACCCGCAAGATCACCCTGCCGGAACTGCTCTATGAGCGTGTCGTCGAGATCGAGGAGCGCATGAGCGCCCAGGGCGAGGTGCTGACGAAGCTCGACCTCGACGCGGCGCGCCGTGACCTTAAGGCGGTGTTCGACAGCGGCATCCGCTCGCTCGCCATCGTGCTGCTGCATGGCTATCGCTACACCGACCATGAGGCGGCGCTGGAGAAGGTCGCGAAGGAGATCGGCTTCACGCAGATTTCCGTCAGCCACCAGGTCAGCCCGCTGATGAAGCTGGTCGGGCGCGGAGACACCACGGTGGTGGACGCCTATCTGTCGCCGATTCTGCGCCGTTATGTGGACCGGGTGGCGGGAGAACTCGGCGATACCCGCCTGATGTTCATGCAGTCGAATGGCGGCCTGACCGACGCCTTCCTGTTCCAGGGCAAGGACGCCATCCTGTCCGGCCCGGCCGGTGGCGTCGTCGGCTGCGTGAAGACCGCGCAGATGGCCGGTTTCGACAAGGTGATCGGTTTCGATATGGGCGGCACCTCGACCGACGTGTCGCATTTCGACGGCGAGTATGAGCGTGCCTTCGAGACCATCGTCGCCGGTGTGCGGATGCGCGCGCCGATGATGCGCATCCACACCGTGGCGGCGGGCGGCGGTTCCATCCTGTTCTTCGATGGATCGCGCTTCCGCGTCGGGCCGGAATCAGCGGGCGCCAATCCGGGGCCGGCCTGCTACCGCCGCGGCGGGCCGCTGACCGTGACCGACGCCAATGTGATGGTCGGCAAGCTGCATCCCGATTTCTTCCCGCCGGTGTTCGGGCCGAAGCGCGACGAGAAGCTGGACGCCGATGTGGTGCGCCGGAAATTCACCGAGATGGCCGCCGAGATCGAGAAATCCATGGGCGTGAAGCGCACGCCGGAGGAGGTCGCCGAGGGCTTCCTGAAGATCGCGGTCGAGAACATGGCCAACGCGATCAAGCAGATTTCCGTGCAGCGCGGCTATGATGTCACGCGCTATGCGCTGAACTGCTTCGGCGGGGCCGGCGGGCAGCATGCCTGTTCTGTTGCCGATGCGCTGGGCATGAAGACCATCCTGATCCACCCCTTCGCCGGCGTGCTGTCGGCCTATGGCATGGGGCTGGCCGATCTGCGCGTGCTGAAGGAGAAGGCGGTCGAGGCGAAGCTGGCCGACGATCTGATCCCCACGCTGTCGGGGGAGCTGGATACGCTCGCCGAAGAAGGGTTGTCGGAGATGCGCCGCCAGGGCGTGGCCGAGGATCACATCAAGGTGCTGCGCAAGGTGCATGTGCGCTATGACGGCTCCGACACCGCACAGGTGGTGGAGTTCGGCAGCCGGCAGGAGATCGCCGCGCGCTTCGTCGAGGCGCACAAGCAGCTCTACGGCTTCCACATGGAAAACAAGGGCATGGTGGTGGAGGCCGTGTCGGTCGAGGTGATCGGCGTCACCGATTCCGCCGAGGACCCGGTGCTGGAGGCAGGCTCAGGCGCGCTGCCGGCCGCCAAGGGCACGCTGCCGATGTATTGCGGCGCGGAACGCCACGAAACCCCGGTCTATGACCGGCTGGACCTCAGCCCCGGCTGCAAGGTGGATGGCCCGGCCATCATCACCGATGCCAACGCCACCACGGTGGTGGAGCCGGGCTGGCAGGCGGAGGTCACCACCCGCGACCATATGGTGCTGAAGCGCGTGAAGGCCTTGCCGGCGCGCGTCGCCATCGGCACCCAGGTCGATCCGGTGATGCTGGAGGTGTTCAACAACCTGTTCATGTCGATCGCAGAGCAGATGGGCGTGACCCTGCAGAACACCGCCTATTCGGTGAACATCAAGGAGCGTCTGGATTTCTCCTGCGCCATCTTCGACAAGGACGGCAACCTGATCGCCAACGCGCCGCACATGCCGGTGCATCTGGGTTCGATGGGCGAGAGCGTGCGCACGGTGGTGCGCGAGAACCCGGATATCCGGCCTGGCGATGTCTATGCGCTGAACGCGCCCTATAATGGCGGCACGCACCTGCCGGACGTCACCGTCATCACCCCGGTGTTCGACGAGGCGGGCAAGAAAATCCTGTTCTATGTCGCGTCGCGCGGTCATCACGCCGATATCGGCGGCACCACGCCCGGCTCGATGCCGCCGGATTCGGTGACCGTCGATCAGGAAGGCGTGATGATCGACAATTTCCAGCTGGTCGATAAGGGGGCGTTCCGGGAGCAGGAGCTGGTCGAACTGCTGACCGGCGGGACATACCCGGTGCGCAACGTGACGCAGAATGTCGCCGACCTGCAGGCGCAGATCGCCGCTAACGAGAAGGGCGTGGCGGAGCTGCGCAAGATGGTCGGGCATTTCGGCCTCGACGTGGTCATGGCCTATATGCAGCACGTCCAGGACAATGCGGAGGAGCAGGTGCGCCGCGTCATCGGCGTGCTGAAGGATGGCAGCTTCGCCTACGAGATGGACGATGGCAGCGTCATCAAGGTGACTGTCTCCATCGACCGCGAGAAACGGTCGGCGAAGATCGATTTCACCGGCACCAGCGCACAGCAGAAGACCAACTTCAACGCGCCCTCAGCCGTGTGCAAGGCCGCCGTGCTGTACGTGTTCCGCACGCTGGTCGATGACGACATCCCGATGAACGAAGGCTGCCTGAAGCCGCTGGAAGTCATCATCCCCAAGGGCTCGATGCTGAACCCGAACTACCCGGCCGCCGTGGTCGCCGGCAATGTCGAGACCTCGCAATGCATCACCGACGCGCTCTATGGCGCGCTCGGCGTGATGGGCGCGGCGCAGGGCACGATGAACAATTTCACCTTCGGCAACGAGACCTACCAGTATTACGAGACGATCTGCGGCGGCTCCGGCGCCGGGCCGGATTTCGACGGCTGCAGCGCCGTCCACACCCACATGACCAACAGCCGCCTGACCGACCCGGAGGTGCTGGAATGGCGCTTCCCGGTGCTGGTCGAGGATTTCCGCATCCGCGAGGGCTCCGGCGGTACAGGTCTGCACAAGGGCGGCGACGGCGTGATCCGCCGAGTGCGATTCCGCGAGGCGATGACGGCGGCCATGCTGTCCGGCCACCGCGTCATCCCGCCCTATGGCATGGCCGGCGGCGGCGAAGCGAAGACCGGCCGCAACGCGGTGGAACGCACCGACGGCACGGTGATCGAGCTGGAGCACATCAACCAGATCGAGATGCAGCCGGGCGATGTCTATGTGATCGAGACGCCGGGCGGCGGCGGCTACGGGAAGGTGGCAGCGGAGTAG
- a CDS encoding GNAT family N-acetyltransferase codes for MLVYRRLWPTDSTDYADHLARLTPEQRHYRFGGFVDDGYLTTKTKGIDWFRCIAIGCFVDGVLRGAVFVIRAHNGWIDEAELAITVEADFEGRGIGTQLMRRVVTLARNRGVHRVTLFCLSDNRRLLALARKFDPRMQHDHGEAELTVDLGIPDQMSYAEEALGLMETTVGSFFEQLGAKAA; via the coding sequence ATGCTTGTTTACAGACGTCTCTGGCCGACCGACTCCACCGACTATGCCGATCATCTGGCCCGGCTGACGCCGGAGCAGCGCCATTACCGGTTCGGCGGCTTTGTCGATGACGGATACCTCACCACCAAGACCAAGGGAATCGACTGGTTCCGCTGTATCGCCATCGGCTGTTTCGTCGATGGTGTGCTGCGCGGCGCCGTCTTCGTCATCCGCGCCCATAATGGCTGGATCGACGAGGCGGAGCTGGCGATCACCGTCGAGGCCGATTTCGAGGGACGCGGCATCGGCACCCAGCTGATGCGCCGTGTCGTCACGCTGGCGCGCAATCGCGGCGTCCACCGGGTGACCCTGTTCTGCCTGTCCGACAACCGCCGGCTGCTGGCGCTGGCGCGCAAGTTCGACCCCCGCATGCAGCATGACCATGGCGAGGCGGAACTGACCGTCGATCTGGGGATACCGGATCAGATGAGCTATGCGGAGGAGGCGCTCGGCCTGATGGAAACCACGGTCGGCAGCTTCTTCGAGCAACTCGGCGCGAAGGCAGCCTAG